The Oncorhynchus mykiss isolate Arlee chromosome 17, USDA_OmykA_1.1, whole genome shotgun sequence genomic interval TAGTATATAAAGGAGAGATCTGTAGAAAGACAGATTGGCTATGGAATGTGCTGGGTGGATGGGAGAGAGTCACGGGAGTGCGATAGGTGATACGAgaggacatctgtggattaggcaaaggaagggttgaggtcaggaggtcaggtcagatcccctgaagggaGAAATAATGGTTATACAGTATTATCCCGTTACCCTCTTCCTGTGGAAACATaaaatgtaaggattggagagaaggaggagtgtccAAAGTGGGGCATACAGTTGATgttggaagtttatatacaccttagacaaatacatttaaactcctttttttcacaattcctgacatttaatcctagtaaaaagtccctatttttaggtcagttaggatcaccatcttgttttaagaatgtgaaatgtcagaataatagtagagagaattaattatttcagcttttatttctttcaacacattcccagtggatcagaagtttacatacacttaattattatttggtgacattgcctttaaattgtttaacttgagtcaaacatttcaggtagccttccacaagcttacgttgggtgaattttggcccattcctcctgacagagctggtgtaactgagtcaggattgtaaggcctccttgctcgcacacactttttcagttctgcccacaaattttctatacgATTGAGGTCAGAACTTTGtcttggccactccaataccttgactttgttgtccttattaagccattttgccacaactttggaagtatgcttggggtcattgtccatttggaagacccatttgcgaccaagctttaacttcctgactgatgtctcatcagaccagaggacatttctccaaaaagtacgatctttgtccccatgtgcagttgcttgCAAATCATAGTCTGACTTTTTTTGGTCGGTTTTGGGGCAGTGGCTTAttccttgatgagcggcctttcaggttatgtcgatataggactcgtttttctgtggatatagatacttttgtacctctttcctccagcatcttcacaaggtcctttgttgttgttctaggattgttttgtactttttgcaccaaagtacgttaatctctaagagacagaacgcgcctccttcctgaacggtatgacggctgcatggtcccatggtgtttatacttgcatactattgtttgtacagatgaacgtggtcccttcaggcgtttggaaattgctcccaaggatgaaccagacttatggaggtgtACAAaaatctctctatatatatgtgtatatatatttgtataccTTTATTGAACAATTGATAACAGGCTATATTTCCTTCATAAACATATTCTTTGATGAACATGAttgtttttgtaccatcatcttagGCGTTTTGTAGGCCATATTACCTCACAAACTGCACCACCTGAACACCATCCAGTACTTCCAGGAGTCCAAACAAATGCTTATTTGTAATTTGCTTATGCATCTATCTGAGTTAAGTACTGGTCTGTGCTGTGACTAAAAATTACTCTCAGAAATGCTGCTTTAATTTTCCAATTGACTTGGGATCAAGCATTAATCAACTAGATGGATGATCTCTAACAGGGACCTCTGTCTCGGGTCAATTTCCTCCCTGTGCCATAGTCCTGTTATCAGTCTTCTTGTTGGGAATGATGCAGGGTGATATTACTTATCCGTTAGTGCTTTATTGGTTACTGATGCTTGTAATTAATAAACGCCTCTGACGTCAATGCAGAAGAAATAAGCTGTACACAAAGAAATTAGGTTATATTATCTGATTTTATTTTCCAACCTTTCCTTAGTTTGTTACACatacaaataaaaacaataaacagACTCCAAATGGTTCCCTGCCTATTACTATTTCAGAAGATTATCTGCCCACAAATTATACATTTTTCCCACTGTAGCGGAGACAAAAGACCAGCTTCATCTTACATTTGATGTGACATTTAATTAGCACAATTTGTTATATCATAATTTTTATATAACGTTTCTGTACAGGCAGACTGTGGATCTTTATGGCATAAAATGAGGTAAGAATTATGCAATAGAAATATAAAACAGATAAAGGGCTAAACTAATTAAAGACTTCAAGATGTCTTTTCCTCTAATAACAACCCTTCCTTCCCATAACCTATCCATCCCTTAACCTGATTTTGAAGACCCACCCTGGTGAGTTGAGAATTGCCCCCCTTAGCCTTTGCCCATACGACCCCATCCCTCATTTCCTTTTCCCAATGCGTGCCATCAGCTCTGCATTAGCAGCAGCCTTGGCTCTCATGTCGTGGttcttggcaaggtctatgaggACACTGAGGATGCTGGTGGGGACATCCAGGGACAGGGTGAAGCGAGACCCTTGCTGGGCTCTCTTGGAGACCTGGGAGGCCGGACGTGGGGCTCTGGTCTGCCGGGGTGTTGGATGGAACTCTGGGGGGAGCAGAGGGCCCAGGATGCCACTGCGGTTTACGAGTTTGACAGCCAACAGGTCTCCCGTGTCTTCTTTTCCCAGCTTGGCACTGGCAGAGTCCGTTCTCTGGCACTGGTTGCACCATGGCAGCAGCAGAGCCAGACACAGGCTTAGATGCATTCCTCGCATGGTAAGCACACTTGATCTGAGGGAGGAAAGGCAGAGAGCAAACTTTTTATAGTGAAAATCATACAATTTTGAAGCAGATTTGTTCATTTGCTCTAAATATAGCATGGTTCCCTCATGGTCCTTGTAATGATGGCATGGCACATCATTAATGTTTCCTCAACGATATGTAATTGCCATGACTAATGGTTACCCgctgtgatatatttacatatcAGTGGTTCTAATAGATTACTTAATTCCCGAACATTCTTGACTTAGTACACTACtggtccaaagttttagaacacctactcattcaagggtttttcttgatttttactattttctacattgtagaataatagtgaagacttcaaaactatgaaataacacatatggaatcatgtagtaaccaaatcaaaatatattttaccttaatttaactaggcctaggagcagtgggttaactgccttgttcaggggcggaatgacagatgtttaccttgtcagcttgggtatTCAATCTTGGAAcctttggttactagtccaacgctctaaccactaggctacctgcc includes:
- the LOC110495190 gene encoding urocortin-3-like; the encoded protein is MRGMHLSLCLALLLPWCNQCQRTDSASAKLGKEDTGDLLAVKLVNRSGILGPLLPPEFHPTPRQTRAPRPASQVSKRAQQGSRFTLSLDVPTSILSVLIDLAKNHDMRAKAAANAELMARIGKRK